Below is a window of Agathobacter rectalis ATCC 33656 DNA.
GGAAGTCTCCTGCGTAGTGCCATATCTCACCAATTATCAGCATATCCTTCTTTACTGCCTTGATTGCCTTTCTGAAATTCTTCCAGAAGAAATGACTGATTTCGTCTCCTACATCCAGTCTCCATCCGTCAATATCACATTCCTTAATCCAGTAGCAGGCAACATCCGTGATGTATTTTTCAACCTCAGGATTTTTCAGATTAAGCTTTGGCATTCCACCGTAATAGCCGAAGCATTTGAAGTTCGGAATTTCTCCCCATTCACCCCTAGGCGGCAGCTCGTCGATAAAATACCAGTCAAGATATTTTGACTTTTCGCCCTTTTCAAGTATATCCTGAAATGCAAAAAATTCTCTTCCTGTGTGATTGTATACCGCATCCAGCACTACCTTCATGCCACGCTCGTGAGATTTTTGTACGAGCTCCTTTAAATCCTCTGTTGTTCCAAATGATGGATCAACCTGATAATAATCAATGGTATCATACTTATGGCACGAATTTGATTTAAAGATTGGTGTCAGATACACCACATCGATTCCCAAATCTTTAATATAATCCAGATGCTCTATGATTCCTCTGAGATTGCCATGCAGATCATCCATAGGCGTAATCGGAGCCTTATACCACAGCTTTTTGTCTACCGGCTGTGTTGCGGCAAAGCGCGACGGGAAAATCTGATACACTACCTTGTTTGCTGCCCACTGTGGCACCTCAAACATCTCTTCCTCCCTGAGGTTCTGCGGGCAGTCAAACATTCTGTCCCTGTTTGTGATGCACTCCTTGTCGAACTCATAATTGCCGTAATATACCTTTTCACCCTGCATGTCTGTAAATTCAAAAAAGTATCTCAGACATATCAGATGCATCTGAAGCTGTGCTTCATAATAATCGTGAAACTGCGAGGTGGCTACCTTCTTCATAGGAAGTGTCATTCGCGTATCCTTGCGCTCCATAGGTATATACTTGTCCTCATAGTGAAGGATTACCTCCTTCATATCATCCTTTTTTACCTGCACGCGTATCACAAACAAATCCTTATCTATCGCATAGCAGAATCTTTTATCCATGTCATGAAAAATTGCTGAATATTCCA
It encodes the following:
- a CDS encoding glycoside hydrolase family 13 protein → MEYSAIFHDMDKRFCYAIDKDLFVIRVQVKKDDMKEVILHYEDKYIPMERKDTRMTLPMKKVATSQFHDYYEAQLQMHLICLRYFFEFTDMQGEKVYYGNYEFDKECITNRDRMFDCPQNLREEEMFEVPQWAANKVVYQIFPSRFAATQPVDKKLWYKAPITPMDDLHGNLRGIIEHLDYIKDLGIDVVYLTPIFKSNSCHKYDTIDYYQVDPSFGTTEDLKELVQKSHERGMKVVLDAVYNHTGREFFAFQDILEKGEKSKYLDWYFIDELPPRGEWGEIPNFKCFGYYGGMPKLNLKNPEVEKYITDVACYWIKECDIDGWRLDVGDEISHFFWKNFRKAIKAVKKDMLIIGEIWHYAGDFLEGDEWDTVMNYPFYLNLIDLLADEKINVSQFVQNLGYLKGRLNKKCYPLMWNLIDSHDTARFLHLCHDNKKKQHLAAAFQLLLPGMPMVYYGDEYAMPGANDPDCRRGMYWDEEYQDKEMYNWYKKLMQVRKTHACIVEGEMIETITNDDDDTIVMIRKNGEETIAMLFNCGSSVKEFNEYAEKYNLLTDSAFDGKVEGLDAAVIVL